The Nitrosospira lacus genome window below encodes:
- a CDS encoding NYN domain-containing protein has protein sequence MLDNQEDRVAVLVDCDNTSPEILEYALRVVAQFGRVVVRRGYGNHATLANKWQEALVRLAFTPCLQYQYASGKNTADIALALDALEDLFDDRAETYCLVTSDSDFSYLCRKLRERGSMVYIVGEKKTPDALRNASDQFFEYQPPESESVKAQPSKVKKQRPKALVDAVSLLAADASEDWVGLGALGQYMRRTNPGFSPQQFGYSGLLEMIRTYPELVTRKDGGSHWVQLKEKAEREE, from the coding sequence GTGCTTGATAACCAGGAAGATCGTGTCGCGGTGCTGGTCGACTGCGATAATACTTCACCCGAAATTCTTGAGTATGCGCTGCGTGTGGTAGCGCAGTTTGGCCGCGTGGTGGTACGCCGTGGTTATGGAAATCACGCAACGCTCGCCAATAAATGGCAAGAGGCCCTGGTTCGACTGGCGTTCACGCCTTGCCTCCAATACCAATATGCATCGGGAAAGAATACGGCGGATATCGCGCTGGCACTGGATGCCCTGGAGGACTTGTTCGATGACAGAGCCGAGACCTACTGCCTGGTTACCAGCGATTCCGATTTCTCTTACTTGTGCCGCAAGCTGAGGGAACGGGGTTCCATGGTGTATATCGTGGGGGAGAAAAAGACGCCCGATGCATTGCGAAATGCCAGCGATCAGTTTTTTGAGTATCAGCCGCCGGAATCCGAAAGTGTCAAGGCCCAGCCTTCAAAGGTAAAAAAACAACGCCCCAAGGCGCTTGTCGACGCTGTTTCATTGCTGGCTGCGGATGCCTCGGAAGATTGGGTTGGGCTGGGTGCATTAGGGCAGTATATGCGCAGAACCAATCCGGGATTCTCGCCTCAACAATTTGGTTATTCCGGATTGCTGGAAATGATTCGGACGTACCCTGAACTGGTGACCCGCAAGGATGGGGGCAGCCACTGGGTTCAACTGAAGGAAAAGGCCGAGCGGGAGGAGTAA
- a CDS encoding thiopurine S-methyltransferase has translation MKKDYWLARWEREETGFHQDEISPYLRQYWGKLQLASGSEVFVPLCGKSRDMLWLREQGHSVLGVEWSTMAVQAFFKENGYTPHHVTGKKFNCYDADGIRILCGDFFDLGKDDLAKASAVYDRASLVALPPEMREGYVRHLLSILPPATQILLVTFDYAQPEMEGPPFAVSPGEVETLYQGYGEIRLLKQLDILAQEPRFRKRGLSRLQESIFLLTPRNSGM, from the coding sequence ATGAAAAAAGATTATTGGCTGGCGCGCTGGGAACGGGAAGAAACCGGTTTTCATCAGGATGAAATTAGTCCCTATTTGCGTCAATACTGGGGAAAATTGCAACTTGCCTCCGGCAGTGAGGTGTTCGTGCCGCTGTGTGGCAAAAGCCGTGACATGCTATGGCTGCGCGAGCAGGGGCATTCGGTACTGGGTGTGGAATGGAGCACCATGGCGGTGCAAGCGTTCTTCAAGGAAAACGGCTATACCCCGCATCACGTTACCGGCAAAAAATTCAATTGCTACGATGCGGATGGTATTCGTATCCTTTGCGGTGATTTTTTCGATTTGGGGAAGGATGATCTGGCGAAAGCAAGTGCGGTATATGACCGCGCATCACTGGTGGCGCTGCCGCCGGAAATGCGCGAAGGCTATGTACGTCACCTGCTGAGCATTCTGCCGCCCGCAACGCAAATCCTGCTCGTTACGTTCGACTACGCCCAGCCGGAAATGGAAGGGCCGCCGTTTGCCGTTTCTCCGGGTGAAGTCGAGACACTTTACCAGGGGTACGGCGAGATACGCCTTCTCAAGCAACTGGATATCCTCGCCCAGGAGCCGCGCTTTCGCAAGCGCGGCCTGAGCCGGTTGCAGGAAAGTATTTTTCTGCTGACACCGCGCAACTCGGGAATGTAA
- a CDS encoding GNAT family N-acetyltransferase, whose translation MDQEKIEVIDLRSIHRDIACSYLNEFIQIHESVFPDSIELKDSEQWRQSFSEFSPSVAQVKIAIALNREPNQEPRVIGGLVFKHYGKSGCGLWTSFAVKPSHQEKDIATRLIRYVTDSLEILLFAETRDPEKYSVADERKKTVGQIGFFAKLGARKIDIPWLSKLRHTQEGYDHLLCFPVNQDLESIDRDRIAPFLLEFHEISGDEEPNLHANIILMTQDLPKQIKLEKLPAREEPVLPLKAASVCLHFVQRKAELRESEPDRVFGSMELDLLNYQFQVNPPLTSRHKLGEGNMAEIIFPSSFQYHSEGRFESLICDQMQKKVNCMLNMTEFKHSKIRIWHLTLSAHEDNPLNEFEIIKLISLYDGRSEDTGPYAPPSKENTASEKKILANEIKFKYGDEPFSIIGLISKLVANYRDPPSQHKSSELELKSGTIQLLLKDEETKTLLWNAIRARSKAEQSTENVQSAVNGNNPHEATRAVMAENGLPAKALQALSGITIGIFDFGQTDFEEIVDTFEPSFEDGSVFIKFNRCTLLSIAQDDRAFEACKKTIGISPYLIIPHAVLIHNEELVQMAEKEIQSIEEKKSFFSILKLGSLEAAYNTASEYLYSQHLPMIFNYPTETILFKQGKRKRGSTQKYKIVQSQLLEFQKRIEELWQLRRGIVGAVIATLLAFISVMQARTVFDMQVRDVMTIVYDIVDFDGTKLLDHIRDADVLGAFFIFLVPIVVAWLSLMGLKKIKK comes from the coding sequence ATGGATCAGGAAAAAATAGAAGTCATTGACTTACGTTCCATTCATCGAGATATTGCCTGCTCCTACTTGAATGAGTTCATTCAAATTCATGAATCTGTTTTTCCAGATTCCATTGAGCTTAAGGATTCAGAACAATGGCGGCAATCATTTTCGGAATTTTCACCCTCGGTTGCCCAGGTGAAGATCGCAATTGCCCTCAATCGAGAACCCAATCAGGAACCACGTGTAATAGGTGGACTTGTATTTAAGCACTACGGAAAAAGTGGCTGTGGATTATGGACTTCTTTTGCCGTGAAACCATCTCATCAAGAAAAAGATATAGCCACACGCTTAATCAGATATGTAACCGATTCGCTGGAAATACTCCTCTTTGCTGAAACCAGGGATCCAGAAAAATATTCCGTTGCGGATGAAAGGAAAAAAACCGTAGGACAAATCGGTTTTTTTGCAAAATTGGGTGCCAGGAAAATTGACATTCCTTGGCTCTCGAAGTTGAGGCATACCCAGGAAGGATATGACCATTTGCTGTGTTTTCCGGTAAATCAAGACCTGGAATCCATTGATAGGGATCGTATTGCACCATTTTTACTTGAATTCCATGAAATCTCCGGCGATGAAGAGCCTAACTTGCATGCCAATATCATCCTAATGACGCAGGATTTACCGAAGCAAATCAAGCTGGAAAAACTGCCGGCGAGAGAAGAACCGGTGCTGCCTTTAAAAGCCGCGTCGGTTTGTCTCCATTTTGTCCAGCGAAAAGCGGAATTGAGAGAATCCGAGCCTGATAGAGTTTTCGGGTCGATGGAGTTGGATCTATTGAATTATCAGTTTCAGGTGAACCCGCCCTTGACCAGCAGGCACAAACTCGGAGAGGGAAATATGGCGGAAATAATATTTCCATCATCATTCCAATATCACTCTGAAGGGCGATTTGAATCCCTTATTTGCGATCAAATGCAGAAAAAGGTCAATTGCATGCTTAATATGACTGAATTTAAGCATAGCAAGATAAGAATATGGCATTTGACACTATCAGCTCATGAGGATAATCCGCTCAACGAATTTGAAATCATTAAACTTATCAGTCTCTATGATGGGCGATCCGAAGATACCGGCCCGTACGCGCCCCCCTCCAAAGAAAATACGGCTTCTGAAAAAAAGATCCTTGCTAACGAAATAAAATTTAAATACGGCGACGAACCGTTTTCGATAATTGGATTGATTAGCAAGTTGGTTGCAAATTATAGAGACCCCCCATCACAACATAAATCCTCAGAGCTCGAACTTAAAAGTGGAACGATTCAGCTTCTGCTAAAAGATGAAGAGACAAAAACATTGTTATGGAACGCTATCAGGGCGAGGTCAAAGGCTGAACAAAGTACTGAAAATGTACAAAGTGCTGTGAATGGGAATAATCCTCATGAGGCAACTCGCGCTGTGATGGCCGAAAATGGCCTTCCAGCAAAAGCCCTTCAGGCATTATCGGGAATAACCATCGGAATTTTTGATTTTGGTCAAACAGATTTTGAAGAGATTGTGGACACATTTGAACCATCATTCGAAGATGGCAGCGTATTTATAAAATTCAATCGATGCACGCTTTTATCCATAGCACAAGATGATCGTGCCTTTGAAGCCTGTAAAAAAACGATCGGTATCAGTCCCTATCTGATTATTCCTCACGCTGTTCTTATCCATAATGAAGAATTGGTACAGATGGCGGAGAAAGAAATACAATCAATTGAAGAGAAAAAGTCTTTTTTTTCTATCCTTAAGCTGGGCAGCCTGGAGGCTGCATATAACACCGCCAGTGAATATTTGTACAGCCAGCATTTACCGATGATTTTTAATTATCCAACCGAGACTATTTTATTCAAACAGGGCAAAAGGAAACGCGGCTCCACTCAAAAATACAAAATAGTTCAATCCCAATTATTAGAGTTTCAGAAGAGAATTGAGGAACTGTGGCAGTTGCGTCGCGGGATTGTGGGCGCGGTTATTGCAACTCTACTGGCGTTTATTTCAGTAATGCAGGCTCGTACCGTATTTGATATGCAAGTTCGCGATGTTATGACTATCGTCTATGATATCGTGGATTTCGATGGTACGAAACTTCTCGATCATATAAGAGATGCCGACGTGCTTGGTGCATTTTTTATATTCCTTGTGCCCATCGTAGTAGCGTGGTTATCCCTCATGGGGCTGAAAAAAATAAAAAAATAA
- a CDS encoding flavin monoamine oxidase family protein, whose protein sequence is MITQNYPNSASRPGRSQLFRLVSKALNRSDPGYKLQVNADYSGSRRNFLRSVAALTATYATPILADVKKENPRIAIVGAGIAGLNAAYVLRQAGYQATVYEASQRIGGRIRTSHGDIAPGLITELGGEFIDSTHLDMLALAKTFGLPLLDTGIENEHNLKTMFFFNKRCYSEEQVIAEFRPLAIKIASDAARLSSNITARAHSNIDAEFDAISLSEYLHEIGATGWILDLINVAYVTEYGLDASELSCINLLSMIDATVKDGFKIFGESDQRFKIQGGNNRIIDELAQRIGQDVQFGHRLVSIRPNGKGFRLALATPGKTISVDSDWVILTLPFTLLREVEMGDMLPPIKRSAVRTLGYGTNTKLVVGVDKRIWREQGYSGECYSDKAFQTGWDASRLQAGPSGVYTFYLGGKAGIEIGDGTTERRSQELSAALDQVYPGFNLNRTNASFRIHWPSEPFSLGAYSCFRLGQWTQFNGEIGRQIGNLLFAGEHCSNKFQGYMNGAAETGRIAAQAIINSLR, encoded by the coding sequence GTGATAACACAAAATTATCCAAACTCCGCCTCCAGGCCCGGGCGAAGCCAATTATTCCGGTTGGTTTCAAAAGCCCTGAATCGTTCTGATCCGGGCTATAAGTTGCAGGTCAATGCTGATTACTCCGGATCACGGAGAAATTTCCTCCGCTCAGTTGCCGCACTGACCGCCACCTATGCCACACCGATCCTGGCCGACGTAAAAAAAGAAAATCCGCGCATCGCCATCGTAGGGGCGGGTATTGCCGGGCTTAACGCAGCGTATGTATTGCGCCAAGCTGGATATCAGGCCACTGTATATGAAGCGTCGCAACGGATTGGGGGGCGAATACGCACCTCCCACGGCGATATCGCTCCAGGCCTGATAACTGAGCTAGGGGGTGAGTTCATTGACTCAACGCATCTTGACATGCTTGCCCTTGCTAAAACGTTCGGGCTCCCTTTGCTCGATACCGGAATCGAAAATGAACACAACCTGAAAACAATGTTCTTTTTCAATAAACGCTGCTATAGCGAAGAGCAGGTAATTGCCGAATTCAGACCGCTTGCAATAAAAATCGCCAGTGATGCGGCGCGCCTGTCCTCGAATATTACCGCAAGAGCGCACAGCAACATCGACGCGGAGTTTGATGCAATCTCCTTATCAGAATATCTTCACGAGATAGGCGCTACCGGCTGGATTCTCGATTTAATCAATGTCGCTTATGTAACCGAGTATGGCCTGGATGCGAGCGAGCTTTCCTGTATCAACCTTTTATCCATGATTGATGCAACGGTGAAAGATGGATTCAAGATTTTTGGTGAAAGCGACCAGCGCTTCAAAATTCAAGGCGGCAATAATCGCATCATAGATGAGCTTGCGCAACGCATCGGGCAAGACGTTCAGTTTGGGCATCGGTTAGTTTCAATACGACCTAATGGCAAGGGATTTCGTCTGGCTTTAGCAACCCCGGGAAAAACGATTTCTGTTGATTCCGATTGGGTAATCCTGACGTTACCCTTTACGTTGTTGCGTGAGGTGGAGATGGGGGACATGCTACCGCCCATAAAGCGAAGTGCGGTCCGTACTCTCGGTTATGGAACGAATACAAAACTTGTGGTAGGCGTCGATAAGAGAATTTGGCGGGAGCAGGGGTATAGCGGCGAATGCTATTCCGACAAGGCGTTTCAAACGGGTTGGGACGCCAGCCGGCTTCAGGCAGGGCCGAGTGGCGTGTACACATTCTATTTGGGGGGTAAAGCCGGAATAGAGATAGGTGATGGCACTACTGAAAGGCGCTCGCAAGAATTATCTGCAGCACTTGACCAGGTATATCCCGGGTTTAATTTAAATCGTACAAATGCCAGCTTTCGCATTCATTGGCCTTCAGAGCCTTTTTCACTGGGTGCATACTCCTGCTTTAGGCTGGGCCAATGGACGCAATTTAACGGTGAAATTGGGCGCCAAATTGGCAATCTGCTATTTGCGGGCGAGCATTGCAGTAATAAATTTCAAGGATATATGAATGGCGCCGCTGAAACTGGCCGCATTGCCGCTCAGGCAATTATTAATTCACTTCGGTAA
- a CDS encoding VOC family protein — protein sequence MDEKTKPHLVGVNHIALEVGNIEEALAFYARIFTFRLRGRGQGAAFIDMGDQFIALSEGRSQGADDDRHFGLVVDDRSQVRALAEAAGAKILEGNTLDFLDPWGNRVQVVEYRDLQFTKTPAVLKFMGLDLDKSAEAKAELLKKGIEP from the coding sequence ATGGACGAGAAAACAAAACCGCACCTGGTCGGTGTCAATCACATCGCGCTTGAGGTCGGGAATATCGAAGAAGCACTCGCCTTTTATGCTCGCATCTTCACGTTCAGATTGCGGGGCCGCGGCCAAGGTGCCGCCTTCATCGACATGGGCGATCAGTTCATCGCGCTGAGCGAAGGGCGATCGCAAGGCGCGGACGACGACAGGCATTTCGGCCTCGTCGTCGATGACCGTTCCCAGGTGCGAGCACTCGCTGAAGCAGCGGGAGCGAAGATTCTGGAAGGCAATACCCTGGACTTTCTCGACCCGTGGGGCAACCGCGTGCAAGTGGTCGAATACCGCGATCTGCAATTCACGAAGACGCCCGCCGTGCTGAAGTTCATGGGACTGGATCTGGACAAGAGCGCAGAAGCCAAAGCGGAGTTGCTCAAAAAAGGAATCGAGCCGTAA
- a CDS encoding tetratricopeptide repeat-containing protein → MKTLPIAFLLSIVMSAATPAHAQESKWRTISEEAISLYEKGQYDRAVAAVKKSLAVAEKAVGPHHPNTATSLNNLAELYRDHGQYALAEPLYKRAVAIREKYFGPNHSLVATSLNGHAELYRAQNRYAEAELLYKRALAIREKTLRPNHPDVAQTLNNLAELYCTQGQYASAQPLYERSLMIREKVLGGDHPSMATGLNNLALIYHTQGQYAQAEPFYKRALGIYEKTLGLDHPNVGTSLSNLAAIYHNQGQYAQAEPLYQRALTIREKTLGLDHPDVARDLSSLAELYRIQGLYAQAEPFYGRSLAIFEKTPGVYRLDMATSLNNLALIYHTQGRYAQAEPFYQRALGIFESTLGPDHPNVEKSLDNLAKLYRATDQTGAAEKLGVRLASFRAAPR, encoded by the coding sequence ATGAAAACACTTCCCATCGCCTTCCTCCTATCCATCGTGATGAGCGCGGCGACACCTGCTCATGCGCAAGAGTCGAAGTGGCGGACGATAAGCGAGGAGGCGATATCACTTTACGAGAAGGGCCAGTACGACCGCGCGGTGGCGGCTGTCAAGAAGTCGCTCGCCGTGGCGGAAAAAGCGGTTGGGCCTCACCACCCCAATACAGCGACCAGCCTGAACAACCTCGCGGAGCTCTACCGCGACCATGGCCAATATGCGCTGGCGGAGCCACTCTACAAGCGAGCCGTGGCAATCCGGGAAAAATACTTTGGCCCCAACCATTCCCTGGTGGCGACAAGCCTGAACGGCCATGCGGAGCTCTACCGTGCCCAGAATCGATACGCTGAGGCCGAGCTGCTCTACAAGCGCGCGCTGGCAATCCGGGAGAAAACCCTCCGCCCCAACCATCCCGATGTGGCCCAAACGCTGAATAATCTTGCGGAACTCTATTGCACCCAGGGTCAGTATGCATCGGCCCAACCCCTTTATGAACGTTCACTGATGATCCGGGAGAAAGTGCTCGGTGGCGATCATCCCAGCATGGCAACAGGACTGAACAATCTGGCGCTGATCTATCATACTCAAGGCCAGTATGCGCAAGCCGAGCCGTTTTACAAACGTGCCCTGGGAATTTACGAGAAAACCCTCGGCCTCGATCATCCCAATGTGGGAACGAGCCTGAGCAATCTTGCGGCGATCTATCATAACCAGGGTCAATACGCACAAGCCGAGCCGCTCTACCAGCGCGCACTGACGATACGGGAGAAAACACTCGGCCTCGATCATCCCGATGTGGCGAGGGACTTGAGCAGCCTTGCGGAGCTCTATCGTATCCAGGGTTTGTATGCGCAAGCCGAGCCATTCTATGGGCGTTCGCTGGCGATCTTCGAGAAAACACCGGGTGTCTACCGTCTTGACATGGCAACAAGCCTGAACAACCTCGCGTTGATCTATCACACCCAGGGCCGGTATGCGCAGGCCGAGCCGTTCTACCAGCGTGCGCTGGGAATTTTCGAGAGCACCCTGGGCCCCGACCACCCCAACGTGGAGAAAAGCCTGGATAACCTTGCAAAACTCTACCGCGCAACAGACCAGACCGGTGCAGCTGAGAAACTGGGTGTGCGGCTGGCGAGCTTTCGGGCCGCTCCGCGATAA
- a CDS encoding alpha/beta fold hydrolase: protein MITSCVHTVPFKDAAGRTIPGSIASMETVPIGGISQSIWLRGVSQFNPALIILHGGPGTSESALFRHYNSALERHFLVVYWEQRGTGRSFHSDIPPASMTIAQFVHDLDEVVEWVRRRFDKDKVVLLGHSWGTVPGTIYASLYPEKVSAYVGVAQIVDVPQTRRLSYEFASSEARKRGNSSALSELEAIGPPPYDSVDEKLTTGKWVERFGGVFHANLSTGKLIWVALNTDEANLIDLVKFGQGNRFSLVELEDEISRLNLSEHYQSFDVPVFFLLGRYDRHVPAILAEQYFGMIRAPYKRLVWFEQSAHNPPFEEPVKFDQVLIEEVLPLSEPKKH, encoded by the coding sequence ATGATCACCAGCTGCGTACATACCGTGCCCTTCAAGGACGCGGCAGGCCGCACTATTCCGGGCAGCATCGCAAGCATGGAAACCGTGCCCATCGGCGGCATATCCCAAAGCATCTGGTTACGCGGAGTATCCCAGTTCAATCCGGCGCTGATCATTCTGCACGGGGGCCCCGGCACCAGCGAATCAGCGCTCTTTCGCCACTACAATTCCGCCCTCGAACGACATTTCCTGGTTGTGTACTGGGAGCAGCGTGGAACCGGGCGTTCGTTCCATTCCGATATTCCCCCGGCATCCATGACCATCGCGCAATTCGTGCACGATCTCGACGAAGTCGTGGAATGGGTGAGGCGGCGTTTTGACAAGGATAAGGTTGTGCTGCTGGGTCACTCCTGGGGCACGGTACCGGGTACGATCTACGCTTCCCTCTACCCGGAGAAAGTCTCGGCTTATGTAGGCGTTGCACAGATTGTGGATGTGCCGCAAACTCGCCGCCTGTCCTATGAATTTGCTTCTTCGGAGGCAAGGAAGCGCGGCAACTCCAGCGCGCTCTCTGAATTGGAAGCCATCGGGCCGCCCCCTTACGATTCGGTGGATGAGAAATTGACAACCGGCAAATGGGTCGAGCGCTTTGGAGGCGTTTTTCACGCCAATCTTTCGACAGGGAAACTTATCTGGGTGGCTCTCAACACCGATGAGGCCAACCTGATCGACCTCGTCAAATTCGGGCAGGGCAACCGCTTTTCCCTGGTAGAGCTTGAGGATGAAATCTCACGGCTTAATCTGAGCGAGCACTACCAGTCCTTCGACGTGCCCGTATTTTTTCTACTCGGGCGCTATGACCGGCATGTTCCGGCCATCCTGGCCGAACAATATTTCGGGATGATCAGGGCACCGTACAAGCGCCTCGTCTGGTTCGAGCAATCGGCGCACAACCCGCCCTTTGAAGAACCGGTGAAGTTCGACCAGGTATTGATTGAAGAAGTGCTGCCACTATCAGAGCCGAAGAAACATTAG
- a CDS encoding NADH:flavin oxidoreductase/NADH oxidase, translated as MSHYDPDKLEHPPLRPENDPFTSESMTQNAFQSQCQCEHDREVPEVDLLSPLTIRGITFPNRIAMSPMCMYSAEDGFANDFHLVHLGSRAMGGVGLVIVEATAVTAEGRISPADMGIWKDEHIEPLARIARFVETQGAIPGIQLAHAGRKASCDKPWTGGRSLKTATEGGWPVIGPSPLPFDAGDPVPAAMSEADIGHCIDAWETATKRALAAGFKLIELHAAHGYLMHEFLSPLSNHRTDEYGGSLENRMRLLLRLAGRLRGIIPHELPFFVRISATDWTHGGWDIEQSIVLCRELKALGVDLIDVSSGGATPDAKIPVSRGYQIPFARRIREEAKIRTGGLGMITDPQYADEIITSGQADLVFIGRELLREPYWAIKAQHSMGEEPAWPTQYGYAVKRRAK; from the coding sequence ATGTCCCACTATGACCCCGACAAACTCGAACACCCTCCTCTTCGCCCGGAAAATGACCCGTTTACCAGCGAAAGCATGACGCAAAATGCTTTCCAAAGTCAGTGCCAGTGCGAGCATGACCGCGAAGTGCCTGAAGTGGATCTGCTGTCTCCATTGACCATTCGCGGCATTACCTTCCCCAACCGCATCGCGATGTCGCCGATGTGCATGTACTCGGCGGAGGACGGTTTTGCCAATGACTTCCATCTGGTCCACCTCGGTAGCCGGGCGATGGGCGGCGTGGGGCTGGTGATCGTCGAGGCGACGGCAGTCACCGCCGAGGGGCGCATCTCCCCTGCCGACATGGGAATATGGAAAGACGAGCATATCGAACCGCTGGCCCGGATCGCGCGGTTCGTGGAGACGCAAGGCGCCATTCCCGGCATCCAGCTCGCCCACGCCGGGCGCAAGGCCAGTTGCGATAAGCCATGGACCGGCGGGCGCAGCCTTAAAACAGCTACTGAGGGGGGCTGGCCGGTTATCGGACCCAGCCCCCTGCCCTTCGATGCGGGAGACCCGGTTCCGGCGGCGATGTCGGAAGCGGATATCGGGCATTGCATCGACGCCTGGGAAACCGCCACGAAACGCGCGCTGGCGGCAGGCTTCAAACTCATCGAGCTTCACGCCGCGCACGGCTACTTGATGCACGAGTTTTTATCGCCCCTCAGCAATCACCGCACCGATGAATACGGCGGCAGTCTCGAAAACCGCATGCGGCTCTTGCTGCGCCTCGCCGGACGATTGCGCGGGATCATTCCCCACGAGTTGCCCTTCTTCGTGCGAATATCAGCAACCGATTGGACTCACGGCGGCTGGGACATCGAGCAATCGATTGTGCTTTGCAGGGAACTGAAGGCGCTGGGCGTGGATCTGATCGACGTCTCCTCCGGCGGCGCGACACCCGATGCGAAGATTCCCGTATCAAGAGGTTACCAGATTCCTTTTGCCCGGCGCATTCGCGAGGAAGCGAAAATCCGCACCGGCGGCCTGGGTATGATTACCGATCCACAATATGCGGATGAAATCATCACCAGCGGCCAGGCAGACCTCGTTTTCATCGGACGGGAGCTGTTGCGCGAGCCGTACTGGGCCATCAAGGCGCAACATTCCATGGGGGAGGAACCGGCGTGGCCGACGCAGTATGGCTATGCGGTGAAACGGCGAGCGAAATAA
- a CDS encoding sugar transferase, with amino-acid sequence MSLGTIALTILLAIIIDELIQWSSRLAVAIINWNTRNLSISIRERYREEWLADLDTYPGRMSKLFFALDTGRAAFLIDHYHRLGKISPWTPIFIRMFDFWLALLVILIVFPVLFAVYVLIRLETRGSGFEGIEAVGRDGKVFKYLLFRTRRRANTYSNRQGIREQTALGKLLVKANLNVLPLLINIVRGDMSFVGPRPERPNVFQKTTLSAVYKQRFRVRPGITGLAQINSLRRQISSAEAIKFDLVFLQHYGLPQHLKVLCETFSFNIMEPFQKIWKRYL; translated from the coding sequence ATGAGTTTAGGCACAATCGCCCTCACGATATTACTCGCGATTATTATTGATGAGCTTATTCAATGGTCCTCTCGCCTTGCGGTTGCCATAATCAATTGGAATACAAGGAATCTATCCATATCCATACGTGAGCGGTATAGAGAAGAATGGTTGGCAGACCTAGATACATATCCGGGGCGAATGAGCAAATTATTCTTTGCTCTAGATACTGGTCGAGCGGCATTTTTAATTGACCATTATCACCGTTTAGGAAAAATTTCTCCATGGACTCCAATTTTTATTCGTATGTTTGATTTTTGGTTGGCTTTATTGGTAATTTTGATAGTTTTTCCGGTTTTGTTTGCAGTGTATGTTTTGATACGTCTAGAAACGCGGGGGAGCGGCTTCGAAGGTATTGAAGCTGTGGGACGAGATGGTAAGGTGTTTAAATATCTTTTATTTAGAACACGAAGACGAGCAAATACTTATTCGAATAGACAGGGTATACGAGAACAAACGGCGTTGGGGAAACTATTGGTTAAGGCAAATCTAAATGTTTTGCCACTACTTATTAACATAGTTCGTGGGGATATGAGCTTTGTGGGACCTCGACCAGAACGCCCGAATGTCTTTCAAAAAACGACCCTAAGTGCTGTATATAAGCAGAGATTCCGGGTTCGACCAGGGATCACAGGGCTTGCACAGATTAATTCTCTTAGACGACAAATATCTTCTGCGGAAGCAATAAAATTTGACTTGGTTTTCTTACAGCACTACGGACTTCCTCAACATTTAAAGGTATTGTGCGAGACATTCTCCTTCAATATCATGGAGCCGTTCCAAAAAATTTGGAAGCGCTATCTATAA
- a CDS encoding PadR family transcriptional regulator — MIDSDKKEPRLSLQSLRVLQMFATSPQDHLSGADIRMVTGLSSGTLYPILMRFEDAGWLTSRWEDVEPSNVGRPRKRFYKITARGQVKTIEAFITIEGRGFA; from the coding sequence ATGATAGATTCTGATAAAAAAGAGCCTCGACTTAGCTTGCAAAGTTTGAGAGTTCTGCAAATGTTTGCAACAAGCCCACAAGACCACCTCTCTGGGGCCGACATAAGAATGGTTACAGGTTTGTCTTCTGGTACCCTCTATCCTATTTTGATGCGTTTTGAAGACGCTGGATGGCTTACAAGTCGATGGGAGGATGTGGAGCCTTCTAACGTAGGGCGTCCTCGCAAACGTTTCTATAAAATTACCGCAAGAGGCCAAGTGAAAACGATTGAAGCTTTTATTACCATTGAAGGCAGAGGATTTGCATGA